A single Saccopteryx bilineata isolate mSacBil1 chromosome 7, mSacBil1_pri_phased_curated, whole genome shotgun sequence DNA region contains:
- the ZNF804B gene encoding zinc finger protein 804B: MACYLVISSRHLSNGHYRGIKGVFRGPLCKNGSPSPDFPEKEKSTAKALEDVKANFYCELCDKQYHKHQEFDNHINSYDHAHKQRLKELKQREFARNVASKSWKDEKKQEKALKRLHQLAELRQQSECVSGSGPAYKAPRVAIEKQLQQGIFPVKNGRKASCLKSALLLKGKNLPRSTSDKQRSIMPNRHQLQTDTLYLFGKRLPQTSSDLSNTNHRTGVSFSFSKKVHVKLESSASVFSENTEETHDCNKSPICKTKRIVEKCKCCRFANEGTHLTKEEDINISSSHLGSVSHNSFSISSQILQDKNDSFGTLENSIGIHASFSKSNFRLADVDFTPSSREKETRNTLKNLSENCINHAYQASAPSSPPKVYKRSDAGIIEGLSDFSSLEPSEQNNPVHLNSNCRMEKRERSLGETERVSKNVQRLIREACSHDVKSKPLPYLHVQSKDGHTTLQWPTELLLFTKTKPCISYGCNPLYFDFKISRNTKDGHDLKDLKTELVKEPLEMKTKTETQVSGLIKDQQKLIQQDNQSLKPKMMIANPDWDNFQRKCNLGYNDSEPNMSKHNFSASGLEMKNPEVPAYLDISLKNCVGNSKNSDDGLKEPLRAHWQSCRRVVLNDADKGLSLTPYIPRTKKHKLMPCDAHSDFEDGNQFPWNSSPYTVRGHSDPGQDFSVILNSDHIRMTNRVSGCRNRSYKRSLPKLSLDRRSSPSDTSPDSASSLRSSCSGHRSSGNGRGDLLYFCQREHRSVKRHQGKRQKHRCLCLSGEIAKSDFLQSETQGDRNCKLWKSFKNRKYSKHRYGHCRERSKLGKNQQQFSRPKSSRVTKRDPSSQVFCAGSSGKPPDCQRPQHSPLASESREGIYYFNKSEKSQQSLHSPHTCDLGNVKPRPCNSGSISCLLRSRSRHPSKTTELNITEGEKTSMTARSLLQRVQAKKCQEQSTNLEGSSNGCKNELEAHSQIQCQIQFAPPGCNRPAWPLSEKIEAPSKRNNDGGSAIQRTIEKDKVNNPQTNNFTVLVDADCDNHLLKGVIHTVAESQSPNMKKNPTTKEQSKSLMSEVQPFIQSCDPNDFPGAFPSNRYTGIDSTETKENQMNLNLQDVSLHRNHAEGNTDSYYERTMQKHDKVADELELCHKSISPPLIQQPVTFSPDEIDKYKLLQLQAQQHMQKQLLSKHLRRLPATGPAAFSPASAVQTVPVHQHASFTTIHHTFLQHFAVSASINSQSSHLPIAHLHPLPQPHFAPFTISPLTPAIIPAHPTFVAGRPLHLVTAAPFHSSHVALQPLPPAAFIPALFGSHLNPATASIIHLNPLIQPVFQGQDLCHYSYSSQIQQLNGVKEALNVSAHLN, from the coding sequence tGTTTCTGGAAGTGGACCAGCATACAAAGCCCCCAGGGTAGCCATAGAAAAGCAACTCCAGCAAGGAATCTTCCCAGTTAAGAATGGCAGAAAAGCATCATGCCTGAAGAGTGCTCTTCTCCTTAAAGGAAAGAACCTTCCCAGGAGCACTTCTGATAAACAGCGGTCTATCATGCCAAATCGACACCAGTTACAGACAGACACGCTTTATTTGTTTGGGAAACGGCTACCACAGACGTCTTCAGATCTCAGTAACACAAATCACCGGACAGGAgtatccttttccttttccaaaaaaGTGCATGTAAAATTAGAATCTTCAGCATCAGTTTTTAGTGAGAACACGGAAGAAACCCATGATTGTAACAAGTCAcccatctgtaaaacaaaacGAATTGTGGAGAAATGCAAATGCTGCAGGTTTGCAAACGAGGGTACACACCTCACTAAGGAAGAAGACATAAACATCTCATCGAGCCATCTGGGAAGTGTTTCACACAACAGCTTCTCCATAAGCTCTCAAATTTTGCAAGACAAAAATGACTCTTTTGGAACATTAGAAAATTCAATTGGTATTCATGCTTCATTCTCTAAATCTAACTTTCGTCTTGCAGATGTGGATTTTACTCCTTccagtagagaaaaagaaactagaaatacATTGAAAAACCTTTCAGAAAACTGCATTAATCATGCATACCAAGCAAGTGCTCCCTCCAGCCCACCAAAGGTTTACAAGCGTAGTGATGCCGGTATAATTGAAGGTCTGAGTGACTTTTCATCACTAGAGCCAAGTGAGCAGAACAACCCAGTGCATCTGAATTCCAACTGCaggatggagaagagagaaagatccTTAGGGGAAACAGAAAGAGTTAGCAAAAATGTGCAAAGGCTCATAAGAGAAGCATGTTCCCATGATGTGAAGTCCAAACCGTTGCCTTATCTCCACGTACAAAGCAAGGATGGCCACACCACTCTCCAATGGCCTACAGAACTTCTGCTCTTTACAAAAACGAAGCCTTGCATTTCTTATGGCTGCAATCCATTGTATTTTGATTTTAAGATTTCTCGGAACACAAAAGATGGTCATGATCTCAAGGACTTAAAAACAGAATTGGTTAAGGAGCCgttagaaatgaagactaaaaCAGAGACTCAAGTCTCTGGTTTAATCAAAGACCAACAAAAATTGATCCAACAAGATAATCAATCTCTGAAACCAAAGATGATGATAGCTAATCCAGATTGGGATAATTTCCAGAGAAAATGTAATTTGGGATACAATGATTCTGAGCCAAACATGAGTAAACACAATTTTAGCGCAAGtggtttagaaatgaaaaatccTGAAGTGCCTGCTTACCTTGATATCTCTCTAAAGAATTGTGTAGGAAACAGTAAGAACAGTGATGATGGACTTAAAGAGCCATTAAGGGCCCATTGGCAAAGTTGCCGAAGAGTGGTTCTAAATGATGCAGACAAGGGTCTGTCTTTGACTCCCTACATCCCTAGGACTAAAAAGCATAAACTGATGCCCTGTGATGCTCATTCAGATTTTGAAGATGGAAATCAGTTCCCCTGGAATTCCAGTCCTTACACAGTAAGGGGTCACAGTGACCCCGGGCAGGACTTCAGTGTGATTTTGAATAGTGACCACATCAGAATGACCAACAGGGTGTCTGGATGTAGAAACCGAAGTTACAAGAGAAGTCTCCCCAAGTTGTCTCTAGATAGACGGTCTAGCCCTTCAGACACATCTCCGGACAGCGCATCCAGCTTGAGAAGTAGCTGTTCAGGTCATAGGTCCAGTGGTAATGGCAGAGGGGACTTGCTCTACTTCTGTCAAAGAGAACACCGCTCAGTAAAAAGGCACCAGGGGAAACGCCAGAAGCACCGCTGCCTCTGCTTGTCTGGTGAGATAGCGAAGAGTGACTTCCTGCAGTCGGAAACACAGGGAGACAGGAACTGCAAATTGTGGAAAtcgtttaaaaacagaaaatattcaaaacataGGTATGGTCACTGCAGAGAAAGATCTAAACTGGGCAAAAATCAACAACAGTTTTCAAGGCCAAAATCCAGCAGAGTCACCAAACGTGATCCTAGCTCCCAGGTTTTCTGTGCTGGGAGTAGTGGAAAACCACCTGATTGCCAGAGACCTCAGCACAGCCCGTTGGCCTCTGAATCCAGAGAGggaatttattatttcaataaaagtgaaaaaagtcaaCAGTCTTTGCACAGCCCTCACACTTGTGATCTGGGGAACGTAAAACCCAGGCCGTGTAACTCTGGAAGTATCAGCTGTCTCCTAAGGTCCCGTTCCAGACACCCTTCAAAAACCACGGAGTTAAACATTACAGAAGGAGAGAAGACCTCCATGACAGCCAGAAGCCTTTTACAAAGAGTTCAAGCCAAGAAGTGTCAGGAACAATCAACTAATTTGGAGGGCTCTTCAAACGGTTGTAAAAATGAATTAGAGGCTCATTCACAAATCCAATGCCAAATTCAATTTGCACCACCAGGCTGTAACAGACCGGCATGGCCTTTGTCTGAAAAAATAGAAGCCccaagtaaaagaaataatgatGGAGGCAGTGCAATTCAAAGAACTATTGAGAAAGACAAAGTCAACAATCCACAGACaaataattttactgttttaGTAGATGCTGATTGTGATAACCATCTTCTTAAAGGTGTAATTCACACAGTTGCAGAGTCTCAGTCACCGAACATGAAAAAGAATCCAACCACAAAAGAACAATCAAAATCTTTAATGAGTGAAGTCCAACCTTTTATTCAAAGCTGTGACCCAAATGATTTCCCTGGTGCTTTTCCATCTAATAGATATACTGGTATTGATTCAACAGAGACCAAAGAGAATCAAATGAACCTAAACTTGCAGGATGTAAGCCTGCATAGGAATCATGCAGAGGGGAATACAGACTCTTATTATGAAAGGACTATGCAGAAGCATGACAAAGTAGCAGATGAATTAGAATTGTGTCATAAATCTATCTCTCCCCCTTTAATTCAACAGCCAGTAACATTTTCCCCTgatgaaatagataaatataaactCCTCCAGTTACAAGCCCAGCAGCACATGCAGAAACAGCTCCTATCCAAGCATCTCCGACGGTTGCCTGCTACGGGGCCAGCTGCCTTCTCCCCAGCCTCAGCTGTGCAGACGGTCCCGGTTCACCAGCACGCTTCTTTCACCACCATCCACCACACGTTCCTGCAGCATTTCGCTGTTTCTGCTTCCATAAACTCCCAGAGCAGTCACCTCCCCATAGCTCACCTGCATCCTCTTCCGCAGCCACATTTCGCTCCCTTCACAATTTCACCGCTGACTCCAGCCATCATCCCTGCACACCCCACCTTTGTGGCTGGGCGTCCCCTGCATTTGGTCACCGCGGCCCCCTTCCACTCATCTCACGTAGctctccagcccctgccccccgCTGCCTTCATCCCCGCGTTGTTTGGCTCTCACTTAAACCCAGCCACAGCCTCTATCATCCACTTGAATCCTTTAATTCAGCCAGTGTTTCAAGGTCAAGATCTTTGCCATTATTCTTACTCCAGTCAGATACAACAGTTAAATGGAGTGAAAGAGGCTTTAAATGTGTCAGCGCACTTGAACTAA